From a single Paraburkholderia youngii genomic region:
- a CDS encoding IS5 family transposase, producing MRGMDEMQEPLFTTVKLEDFVPADHPLRPIRLLVNDALKRLNGLFSVIYADTGRASIAPEKLMRALLLQVFYSVRSERMLMEQMRYNLLFRWFVGLAIEDAVWDHSVFSKNRDRLLEHEVVEAFFTEVMSLADKRGLLSREHFSVDGTLIQAWASHKSFRRKDGPDDGPPAGGGRNADTDWKGERRSNATHESTTDPEARLFKKSHKSPAILCYHGHILMENRSGLVVGAVVSHADGFAERASALQLLDCVPGTHAKTVGADKAYDTRDFVNDCRARNVTPHVARNDERWGGSAIDGRTSRHAGYRTSQIIRKRIEEHFGWGKTIGRIRQTVYRGLKRVDQHFKLTMVASNLTRMARMPGMVPRGATR from the coding sequence ATGCGCGGAATGGACGAGATGCAGGAACCCCTGTTCACGACGGTCAAGCTCGAGGACTTCGTCCCGGCAGATCACCCGTTGCGACCGATCCGGTTGCTGGTGAATGATGCGTTGAAACGGCTCAACGGGCTGTTCAGCGTCATCTACGCGGACACCGGTCGTGCCTCGATTGCGCCTGAGAAGCTGATGCGGGCGCTGCTGTTGCAGGTGTTCTACTCCGTACGCAGCGAGCGCATGCTGATGGAGCAGATGCGCTACAACCTGCTGTTCCGCTGGTTTGTCGGGCTGGCGATTGAGGACGCCGTGTGGGACCACTCGGTGTTCTCGAAGAACCGCGACCGGCTTCTGGAGCATGAAGTCGTGGAAGCGTTCTTCACCGAAGTCATGAGCCTGGCGGACAAGCGGGGCTTGCTGTCGAGAGAGCATTTCTCGGTGGACGGCACGCTGATTCAGGCGTGGGCCAGTCACAAAAGCTTCCGCCGCAAGGACGGCCCGGACGATGGTCCGCCAGCCGGCGGTGGCCGCAACGCCGACACCGACTGGAAAGGCGAGCGACGTAGCAATGCCACGCACGAGTCGACTACTGATCCGGAGGCGCGATTGTTCAAGAAGAGCCACAAGAGCCCGGCCATCCTGTGCTACCACGGGCACATCCTGATGGAGAATCGCTCGGGGCTGGTGGTCGGCGCCGTGGTTAGTCACGCAGATGGTTTTGCCGAGCGGGCCAGCGCATTGCAATTGCTCGATTGCGTGCCAGGTACTCATGCGAAGACAGTTGGCGCCGACAAGGCGTATGACACCCGTGACTTCGTGAACGATTGCCGCGCTCGCAACGTGACACCGCATGTCGCGCGCAACGATGAGCGTTGGGGCGGCAGCGCCATCGACGGTCGCACTTCGCGGCATGCGGGCTACCGGACTAGCCAGATCATCCGCAAACGAATCGAAGAGCATTTCGGCTGGGGCAAAACCATCGGGCGGATCCGGCAGACGGTCTATCGCGGCCTCAAGCGCGTCGACCAGCACTTCAAGCTGACGATGGTTGCGAGCAATCTGACCCGCATGGCCCGAATGCCAGGGATGGTGCCGCGAGGAGCGACGCGATGA
- a CDS encoding sialidase family protein, with protein MKMNFSCLSRSVLQGIAGAGLVALACSIAPGAHAQTLGSLVQVAAGDPFSGCTADQLNAQESAFGSVLFPATSIEPWVAVDPTDPARLLVGHQQDRWSDGGSRGLVGVVSNDAGSTWSNSIPSGVTDCTGGKFRRASDPWVDFAQDGTAFFFSLVLDPAKPTTPFGARNSGMLVSRSSDHGATWQTPVTLIRSSSPHVLNDKNSLTADPTATNYVYAVWDQLSVFPPTKEGAQLLAENDGVLIARQLRNGAASAAGGAPVSKFNFTGPSFFSRSTDKGVTWSTAAPIYQPGTNAQTIDNMVRVLPDGTLLDFFTAINPPPSVPSIGYIKSADKGGSWSAPTFTNDIQAVGVVSPDSGQSIRDASILYSVAVNPVSGAIYLTWQDDRFSSATCTTPTGSIPVDAIAFSESTDGGATWSTPVMINQTPTNEAHPCRQQAFIPAVVSSGDGNTIVVTYYDFRNDTNTPAGFEGTDYFAVFCSPATACTDRANWSTELKLTDTSFNILNAPVAGGHFLGDYMGLAASGSKTVYPVFGVATGPNVTDEFTRKITLP; from the coding sequence ATGAAAATGAATTTCAGTTGCTTATCCCGGTCTGTTTTGCAGGGCATTGCAGGTGCTGGACTCGTCGCGCTCGCATGCTCGATCGCCCCAGGCGCGCACGCGCAAACGCTGGGATCGCTCGTCCAGGTAGCCGCGGGCGACCCATTTAGCGGTTGCACTGCCGACCAGCTGAACGCGCAGGAGTCGGCATTCGGCAGCGTCCTGTTTCCCGCCACCTCGATCGAGCCCTGGGTTGCGGTGGACCCGACGGACCCGGCTCGCCTGCTCGTCGGCCACCAGCAGGATCGCTGGAGCGACGGCGGCTCACGCGGCCTCGTCGGCGTCGTCTCCAACGATGCGGGCAGCACCTGGTCCAACTCGATTCCGTCCGGCGTGACTGACTGCACTGGCGGCAAATTCCGCCGTGCTTCCGATCCCTGGGTGGACTTTGCGCAAGACGGAACGGCCTTCTTCTTCTCTCTGGTGCTGGACCCCGCGAAACCGACCACGCCGTTTGGCGCGCGCAATAGCGGAATGCTGGTCAGCCGCTCCAGCGACCACGGTGCAACCTGGCAGACTCCCGTTACGCTGATCCGCAGCAGCTCGCCGCACGTGCTCAATGACAAGAACTCGCTCACTGCGGACCCGACCGCGACCAACTACGTCTATGCGGTTTGGGACCAGTTGAGCGTGTTCCCGCCAACGAAGGAAGGCGCCCAGTTGCTCGCGGAAAACGATGGCGTTCTGATCGCGCGGCAATTGCGTAACGGTGCAGCATCCGCGGCGGGCGGCGCCCCCGTATCCAAGTTCAATTTCACCGGCCCGAGCTTCTTCTCGCGATCCACTGATAAAGGCGTGACATGGAGCACCGCCGCCCCGATCTACCAGCCCGGGACGAACGCACAGACAATCGACAACATGGTGCGCGTGTTGCCTGATGGAACCCTGCTTGATTTCTTCACGGCGATCAATCCTCCGCCGTCGGTCCCGAGCATCGGCTATATCAAGTCCGCGGATAAAGGCGGAAGCTGGTCGGCGCCGACATTCACCAACGACATTCAGGCGGTCGGAGTGGTCTCGCCTGACAGCGGCCAGTCGATACGCGATGCCTCCATTCTTTACAGTGTCGCCGTGAACCCGGTCTCGGGGGCGATCTATCTCACCTGGCAGGACGATCGCTTTTCGTCCGCGACCTGCACCACGCCCACTGGATCGATTCCGGTCGACGCGATCGCCTTCAGCGAATCGACAGATGGCGGTGCTACCTGGTCAACGCCAGTGATGATCAACCAGACGCCGACAAACGAAGCCCACCCCTGCCGTCAGCAGGCCTTCATTCCGGCGGTCGTGTCGTCGGGCGACGGCAATACGATCGTGGTGACCTACTACGACTTTCGTAACGACACGAACACACCCGCCGGCTTCGAGGGAACCGACTATTTCGCAGTGTTCTGCTCGCCTGCGACTGCGTGTACCGATCGCGCGAATTGGAGTACTGAACTCAAGCTGACCGACACCTCGTTCAACATCCTTAACGCTCCCGTGGCGGGCGGCCATTTCCTCGGCGACTACATGGGGCTGGCTGCTAGTGGTTCGAAAACTGTCTACCCGGTATTCGGCGTAGCCACGGGGCCCAACGTGACGGACGAATTCACCCGCAAGATCACCTTGCCGTGA
- a CDS encoding SAM hydrolase/SAM-dependent halogenase family protein, whose translation MLALFTDFGADDIYVGQVRVALLRHAAAGTPIIDVLHTAPNYDPRAGAHLLAAIARWYPPDCVFLAVVDPGVGSERDAVVLQADGQRFVGPDNGLLSVVAARAAHTRTWRITWRPAALSASFHGRDLFAPMAAWVSRGELPSDKLVERTGLSVQLDAGDCAEVIYVDHYGNALTGLRAGTVPRSARLGIGDADVEYARVFSDVTAGRAFWYENSIGLVEIAVNRGSAATQLGVRVGDAVQVKEGGESV comes from the coding sequence ATGCTCGCACTCTTTACCGATTTCGGGGCCGACGACATCTATGTCGGGCAGGTAAGGGTCGCTTTGCTGCGACACGCGGCAGCCGGCACCCCCATTATCGATGTGCTGCATACTGCCCCGAACTACGACCCGCGGGCAGGCGCGCATCTACTCGCGGCGATAGCACGGTGGTATCCGCCGGATTGTGTGTTCCTTGCCGTGGTCGATCCCGGCGTGGGTAGCGAGCGGGATGCCGTCGTGCTGCAAGCCGACGGGCAGCGGTTCGTCGGGCCGGACAACGGGCTGCTCTCGGTCGTGGCGGCGCGCGCGGCGCATACCCGGACCTGGCGGATTACATGGCGTCCCGCCGCGCTTTCCGCCTCATTTCATGGTCGCGATCTGTTCGCCCCGATGGCGGCATGGGTGAGCCGCGGCGAGTTGCCTTCCGACAAGCTCGTTGAGAGGACAGGCTTGAGCGTGCAACTGGATGCGGGCGATTGCGCCGAGGTCATTTACGTCGATCACTACGGCAATGCGCTGACGGGGCTGCGGGCCGGAACCGTGCCGAGGTCTGCACGGCTTGGCATCGGAGATGCCGATGTCGAATATGCGCGGGTCTTTTCCGATGTAACGGCCGGTCGAGCTTTCTGGTACGAGAACTCGATCGGGCTCGTCGAGATCGCCGTGAATCGCGGCAGCGCCGCGACACAGCTTGGCGTACGTGTCGGAGATGCGGTCCAGGTGAAGGAGGGCGGCGAATCGGTGTAG
- a CDS encoding LysR family transcriptional regulator yields the protein MTFDGRLFAGITVLAAVAESGSFVRAAEALGVSPSGVSRAISRLEKQIGVRLLDRTTRSQTLTDEGRRLYQTVSPHLVGIECAASTASGSAGVVQGKLRVNVDPFFSRTVLASKLPGFLRQFPELSVELIMRDDVGDLVADGFDLAIRFGPPPVGTLVARKLLEARIITVASPAYLESNGRPNCPDDVVDHERILFYNPLSGRPFEWEFQRGKEVVSIPVSGRLLVSDVGTMLNACVAGAGIAQVMSIGTETLIAQHELVDLFPDWPDERFPLYALYPSRRHLAAKVQAFIAFCVDAQITPNESATSEQAKRSRSPSRRSRFRSR from the coding sequence ATGACCTTCGACGGTCGATTGTTCGCGGGGATAACGGTGCTTGCCGCTGTCGCCGAAAGCGGAAGTTTCGTTCGTGCCGCGGAGGCGCTCGGCGTGTCTCCGTCCGGCGTAAGCAGAGCGATAAGCCGGCTGGAAAAGCAGATCGGCGTCCGCTTGCTCGACCGTACGACCCGATCGCAAACCTTGACCGACGAAGGAAGGCGTCTCTACCAGACTGTCAGCCCACATCTGGTCGGCATCGAGTGCGCGGCAAGTACAGCATCGGGTTCTGCCGGCGTGGTCCAAGGCAAGTTGCGCGTCAACGTGGACCCATTCTTTTCTCGGACCGTCCTCGCGTCGAAGCTGCCCGGATTTCTGCGGCAGTTTCCAGAGCTTTCGGTGGAATTGATCATGCGCGATGACGTGGGCGATCTCGTTGCGGATGGCTTCGACCTTGCGATACGCTTCGGGCCGCCACCGGTTGGTACTCTGGTTGCTCGCAAGCTGCTGGAAGCGCGGATCATCACGGTTGCGTCTCCGGCTTACCTCGAAAGCAACGGCCGCCCCAACTGTCCTGATGACGTCGTCGATCACGAACGCATACTTTTCTACAATCCCTTATCGGGACGCCCCTTTGAATGGGAGTTCCAGCGGGGCAAGGAAGTCGTCAGCATCCCGGTCTCCGGGCGGCTGCTGGTCTCCGATGTCGGCACGATGCTGAACGCTTGCGTAGCGGGCGCAGGAATCGCCCAGGTCATGTCGATCGGCACGGAAACACTGATCGCACAGCACGAGCTCGTCGATCTGTTTCCGGACTGGCCGGATGAACGTTTCCCTCTATATGCGCTCTATCCGTCGCGGCGGCACCTGGCCGCAAAGGTGCAGGCGTTCATCGCGTTCTGCGTTGATGCCCAGATCACGCCAAATGAGTCCGCGACCTCGGAGCAAGCAAAGCGGAGCCGATCTCCATCGAGGCGTTCGCGTTTCCGCTCGCGTTGA
- a CDS encoding aldo/keto reductase: METIKRGELAIPCLGFGTFRMPGNDCQPVVESALEVGYRHIDTAEMYQNEESVGAAIAGSGIARDELFVTTKVWHENLEPDALRRAFARSLEKLRLDFVDLYMIHWPSRDMNLAAALETLMQIKEAGLTRGIGVCNFNMPLIEAAVEDIGAPIACHQLEYHPFLDQSAMLAYLRSKNIPLVAYAPLAQGRAASDATLARIGSKHGATAAQIAIAWLLDQNDVIAIPKAQRRESQQANLNALAVRLDDDDRKAIAALRKDQRYVVPPFAPQWDA; encoded by the coding sequence ATGGAAACGATCAAACGCGGAGAACTCGCCATACCGTGCCTGGGCTTCGGTACGTTCCGCATGCCCGGCAACGACTGTCAGCCGGTCGTAGAAAGCGCGCTGGAAGTCGGCTATCGGCATATCGATACCGCCGAGATGTACCAGAACGAAGAATCGGTGGGGGCCGCCATCGCCGGCTCGGGCATCGCGCGGGACGAGTTATTCGTGACGACCAAGGTATGGCACGAGAACCTCGAACCCGATGCCCTGCGCCGCGCATTTGCCAGGAGCCTCGAGAAGCTGCGACTTGATTTCGTCGACCTCTACATGATCCATTGGCCGTCCCGCGACATGAATCTTGCGGCTGCTTTGGAGACGCTCATGCAGATCAAGGAGGCGGGGCTTACCCGCGGCATCGGCGTCTGCAATTTCAATATGCCGTTGATCGAGGCGGCCGTTGAGGACATAGGCGCACCGATCGCCTGTCATCAACTTGAATATCACCCGTTCCTGGATCAGTCCGCGATGCTCGCCTATCTGCGCTCGAAAAACATCCCGTTGGTCGCGTATGCGCCGCTCGCACAGGGACGCGCGGCAAGCGATGCGACATTGGCGCGGATCGGCAGCAAGCACGGTGCGACTGCCGCACAGATTGCAATTGCCTGGCTGCTCGATCAGAACGACGTTATTGCGATCCCCAAGGCGCAGCGGCGCGAAAGCCAGCAAGCAAATCTGAATGCACTGGCTGTTCGACTCGACGACGATGACCGCAAAGCAATCGCAGCGCTTCGCAAGGATCAGCGTTATGTCGTTCCCCCCTTCGCTCCCCAATGGGACGCGTGA